A window of the Camelus dromedarius isolate mCamDro1 chromosome 5, mCamDro1.pat, whole genome shotgun sequence genome harbors these coding sequences:
- the KBTBD13 gene encoding kelch repeat and BTB domain-containing protein 13: MPRGPEASEASVQVWVGSQLFQADRALLVEHCGFFRGLFRSGMREARAAEVRLGVLSPDGFCTALRVLRGERPALEAADELLQAVECAAFLQAPALARFLEHSLTSDNCALLCDAAAAFGLHDVFRSAALFIRDGARELAAELALPEARAYVAALRPSSYVAVSTHAPAPGFLEDASRTMCYLDEEEDAWRTLAALPLEASTLLAGVATLGNKLYIVGGVRGPNKEVVELGFCYDPDGGSWRQFPSPHQPRYDTALVGFDGHLYAIGGEFQRMPMSSVERYDPAAGCWSFVADLPQPAAGVPCAQARGRLFVCLWRPADTTAVVEYTVQGDTWLPVAELRRPQSYGHCMVAHRDSLYVVRNGPKDDFLHCAIDCLNLATGQWTALPGQFVNSKGALFTAVVRGDTVYTVNRMFTLLYAIEDGTWRLLREQAGFPRPGSLQTFLLRLPPGSRGPVASTTPEL; encoded by the coding sequence ATGCCGCGGGGCCCGGAGGCCTCGGAGGCCTCGGTGCAGGTGTGGGTGGGCAGCCAGCTCTTCCAGGCCGACCGGGCCCTGCTGGTGGAGCACTGCGGCTTCTTCCGGGGACTCTTCCGCTCCGGCATGCGGGAGGCGCGCGCGGCCGAGGTGCGCCTGGGCGTGCTGAGCCCGGACGGCTTCTGCACCGCGTTGCGGGTGCTGCGGGGCGAGCGGCCGGCGCTGGAGGCCGCCGACGAGCTGCTGCAGGCCGTGGAGTGCGCCGCCTTCCTGCAGGCGCCGGCGCTGGCGCgcttcctggagcacagcctcACGTCGGACAACTGCGCGCTGCTGTGCGACGCCGCCGCCGCCTTCGGCCTGCACGACGTGTTCCGCAGCGCCGCGCTCTTCATCCGCGACGGCGCGCGCGAGCTGGCGGCCGAGCTGGCGCTGCCCGAGGCCCGCGCCTACGTGGCGGCGCTGCGGCCCAGCAGCTACGTGGCCGTGAGCACGCACGCGCCGGCGCCCGGCTTCCTGGAGGACGCGTCGCGCACCATGTGCTACCTGGACGAGGAGGAGGACGCCTGGCGCACGCTGGCCGCGCTGCCCCTGGAGGCCAGCACGCTGCTGGCCGGCGTGGCCACGCTGGGCAACAAGCTGTACATCGTGGGGGGCGTTCGGGGCCCCAACAAGGAGGTGGTGGAGCTGGGCTTCTGCTACGACCCCGACGGCGGCTCCTGGCGCCAGTTCCCCAGCCCGCACCAGCCGCGCTACGACACGGCGCTGGTGGGCTTCGATGGCCACCTCTACGCCATCGGCGGCGAGTTCCAGAGGATGCCCATGAGCTCGGTGGAGCGCTACGACCCAGCTGCGGGCTGCTGGAGCTTCGTGGCCGACCTGCCGCAGCCGGCTGCGGGCGTGCCCTGCGCCCAGGCCCGTGGCCGCCTCTTCGTGTGTCTGTGGCGGCCGGCGGACACCACGGCCGTGGTGGAGTACACAGTACAGGGCGACACGTGGCTGCCCGTGGCCGAGCTGCGGCGTCCGCAGAGCTACGGCCACTGCATGGTGGCCCACCGCGACAGCCTCTACGTGGTGCGCAACGGGCCTAAGGACGACTTCCTGCACTGCGCCATCGACTGCCTCAACCTGGCCACCGGCCAGTGGACAGCGCTGCCCGGCCAGTTCGTCAACAGCAAGGGCGCGCTCTTCACGGCCGTGGTGCGCGGTGACACCGTGTATACGGTCAACCGCATGTTCACGCTGCTCTATGCCATCGAGGACGGCACCTGGCGGCTGCTCAGGGAGCAGGCAGGCTTCCCACGGCCCGGCTCCTTGCAGACCTTTCTCCTGAGGTTGCCTCCTGGTTCCCGGGGTCCTGTGGCATCGACGACGCCGGAACTGTGA